The following are encoded together in the Halomonas halophila genome:
- a CDS encoding YbaN family protein: MSQARRIFYLILAGTSFALGVIGAFLPLMPTTCFMLVAVWAASRGSPRFAGWIRAHPRFGPTIVAWESERAIPRHAKWLAGGMLLFSMVVLALVIGALWLKLVLILGLAGLAGWILTRPEPVVDS; this comes from the coding sequence ATGTCCCAAGCGCGCCGCATCTTCTACCTGATCCTCGCCGGGACCAGCTTCGCCCTGGGCGTGATCGGCGCCTTCCTGCCGCTGATGCCCACCACCTGCTTCATGCTGGTGGCGGTGTGGGCAGCCTCCCGGGGCTCGCCGCGCTTCGCCGGCTGGATCCGTGCGCACCCGCGCTTCGGCCCCACCATCGTGGCCTGGGAATCCGAGCGGGCGATCCCCCGCCATGCCAAGTGGCTGGCCGGAGGCATGCTGCTGTTCTCGATGGTGGTACTGGCCCTGGTGATCGGCGCGCTGTGGCTGAAGCTGGTGCTGATCCTCGGTCTGGCCGGGCTCGCCGGCTGGATCCTGACCCGCCCGGAGCCGGTCGTCGACTCCTGA